A genomic region of Mycolicibacterium poriferae contains the following coding sequences:
- a CDS encoding SDR family NAD(P)-dependent oxidoreductase, translating into MELADKTALITGGTAGIGLACARLFAREGATVAITGRDAARGVAAAAGIGDAVRFLRADLADVESVRALVRHAGAVDILVNNAASFPSALTLDQQLDSFETTFDTNVRGAYFLAAGLVPGMLDRGHGSIVNVTTMVASKGVPGAGAYSASKAALESLTRTWAAEFGPSGIRVNSVAPGPTRTEGVEAEWGETNEQLGRSMPLGRTASPDEIAQAVLFLASPRATFITGSVLHADGGGSAI; encoded by the coding sequence ATGGAACTTGCAGACAAGACTGCCCTGATCACCGGCGGGACAGCGGGCATCGGACTGGCCTGTGCGCGCCTGTTCGCCCGCGAGGGCGCTACCGTCGCCATCACCGGACGTGACGCGGCACGCGGCGTCGCCGCGGCCGCGGGGATCGGCGACGCCGTTCGATTCCTGCGAGCCGACCTGGCCGACGTCGAGTCGGTGCGGGCACTGGTGCGGCACGCCGGCGCGGTTGACATCCTTGTCAACAACGCCGCGAGCTTCCCGTCAGCGTTGACCCTCGACCAGCAACTCGACTCGTTCGAGACGACATTCGACACCAACGTCCGCGGCGCCTACTTCCTGGCTGCCGGACTCGTGCCCGGCATGCTCGACCGAGGGCACGGCAGCATCGTCAACGTCACCACAATGGTCGCGTCCAAAGGCGTACCCGGGGCCGGCGCCTACAGCGCATCCAAGGCGGCTCTCGAATCCCTCACCCGAACCTGGGCCGCCGAGTTCGGTCCGTCGGGGATCCGGGTGAACAGCGTCGCCCCGGGGCCGACCAGAACCGAAGGTGTCGAGGCGGAGTGGGGCGAAACCAACGAGCAGCTGGGGCGCTCAATGCCTTTGGGACGCACGGCCAGCCCCGACGAGATCGCCCAGGCCGTGCTGTTCCTCGCTTCGCCGCGCGCCACGTTCATCACCGGCTCGGTGCTGCACGCCGACGGCGGCGGCAGCGCCATCTGA
- a CDS encoding MBL fold metallo-hydrolase codes for MSLMNTRNTEIGAVDELVPSRYALQVGDIDVMVISDGVLPITASTLATNAEPDDLRAWLDDNFLPRGVLDWPLNVAVVRSGGKTILIDSGLGKEFPDFARAGRLAMRLIAAGIAPSTVTDVVLTHLHMDHIGGLLVDGLRDRLRPDLRVHLSAAEAGFWESPDFSRTVMPDPIPEVLRRTAAQFLDVYRAQLRPFESEYEVAPGVLVRRTGGHTPGHSIVRIESGGQALTFAGDALFQPAFDNPGWQNGFEHDPLEAARVRVRLLDELAASGEQLVATHLPFPSVCRVAQADNGFRFVPAMWDC; via the coding sequence ATGAGCTTGATGAATACCCGCAATACCGAGATCGGGGCTGTCGATGAACTGGTGCCGTCGCGATACGCGCTGCAGGTCGGCGATATCGACGTGATGGTGATCAGCGACGGCGTGCTGCCCATCACCGCGTCGACATTGGCCACCAACGCCGAACCTGACGACCTGAGGGCGTGGCTGGACGACAACTTCCTCCCACGCGGAGTATTGGACTGGCCGCTGAACGTGGCGGTGGTACGAAGCGGCGGAAAGACGATCCTCATCGATTCAGGTCTGGGGAAAGAGTTTCCGGACTTTGCCCGCGCTGGTCGGTTGGCGATGCGGCTGATCGCCGCCGGCATCGCGCCGTCAACAGTGACCGATGTGGTGCTGACGCATCTGCACATGGACCACATCGGTGGGCTGCTCGTCGACGGGTTGCGGGACCGGTTACGGCCGGATCTGCGCGTGCATCTGTCCGCCGCCGAGGCCGGGTTCTGGGAGTCGCCTGACTTCTCCCGCACCGTTATGCCGGACCCGATCCCGGAAGTGCTCCGACGGACCGCGGCGCAATTCCTCGATGTGTATCGCGCCCAACTGCGTCCATTCGAATCCGAGTACGAGGTCGCGCCCGGTGTGCTGGTCCGCCGTACAGGCGGTCATACCCCGGGTCACAGCATCGTGCGCATCGAATCGGGCGGCCAAGCCCTGACCTTCGCCGGTGACGCCTTGTTCCAGCCGGCGTTCGACAACCCCGGCTGGCAGAACGGTTTCGAGCACGATCCCCTCGAAGCGGCTCGGGTACGCGTTCGGCTGCTCGACGAACTGGCGGCCAGCGGAGAACAGTTGGTCGCGACGCACCTGCCGTTCCCATCGGTGTGCCGCGTCGCGCAGGCTGACAACGGGTTCCGGTTCGTCCCGGCCATGTGGGATTGCTGA
- a CDS encoding cupin domain-containing protein codes for MVTRYDPSWEDALTVLQEVSPPFIPSGAHAMTVVVDYPPGSPGAPPHRHPGGPAFGLVLEGEMLFEVEGQPPRVVRAGQAFWEPGGDVIHYSDANNRDDMRCRFTVTMLCAPGQPMLVLVDDDELDARKHLRVSPEE; via the coding sequence ATGGTCACTCGATACGATCCCTCCTGGGAAGACGCGTTGACGGTTCTGCAGGAGGTGAGCCCCCCGTTCATCCCGTCCGGTGCGCACGCCATGACGGTCGTCGTGGACTACCCGCCGGGCAGCCCCGGCGCCCCACCACACCGCCATCCCGGCGGGCCGGCATTCGGCCTGGTGCTGGAGGGCGAAATGCTTTTCGAAGTCGAAGGCCAGCCACCCCGGGTGGTACGGGCAGGGCAAGCCTTCTGGGAACCCGGCGGCGACGTGATCCACTACTCGGACGCCAACAACCGCGACGACATGAGATGCCGCTTCACAGTTACGATGCTGTGCGCTCCGGGCCAACCCATGCTCGTGCTGGTCGACGACGACGAGCTCGACGCGCGCAAACACCTGCGAGTCTCTCCCGAGGAATAG
- a CDS encoding sigma-70 family RNA polymerase sigma factor yields the protein MTVTYLPTATTPDPDLAARFAREVEPLRDVLTRRARRLTRCEADAEDLVQDTLLRAYTGFHTFEAGTNLKAWLFRCLYNRWISGYRAKQARVAEVLTYSIDDRDLAATVSYLPGSGRSAETEILESLPDDDIKAAMRALPDGFAEVLYYADVEGYTYAETAEILAIPAGTVMSRVFRARKWLRLALAHRTRFRTESVTAPVVA from the coding sequence ATGACCGTCACCTATCTGCCCACCGCAACCACACCCGACCCTGACCTCGCCGCCAGATTCGCGAGGGAGGTCGAGCCACTCCGCGACGTCCTCACCCGGCGGGCCCGGCGGCTCACTCGGTGTGAGGCCGACGCTGAAGACCTCGTGCAGGACACCCTGTTGCGGGCGTACACCGGCTTCCACACCTTCGAAGCAGGCACCAACCTCAAGGCGTGGTTGTTCCGTTGCCTCTACAACCGGTGGATCAGCGGCTACCGCGCGAAGCAGGCACGGGTCGCCGAGGTGCTGACGTACAGCATCGACGATCGCGACCTGGCCGCTACGGTGTCCTACCTGCCCGGTAGCGGCCGATCGGCCGAAACCGAGATACTCGAATCACTGCCCGACGACGACATCAAAGCGGCAATGCGCGCCTTACCCGACGGCTTCGCCGAAGTTTTGTACTACGCCGATGTCGAAGGTTACACCTACGCCGAAACCGCCGAAATACTCGCAATTCCGGCGGGAACCGTGATGTCGCGAGTCTTCCGCGCCCGCAAGTGGCTGCGCCTCGCGCTGGCCCACCGGACCCGCTTCCGTACCGAATCCGTCACCGCGCCCGTCGTCGCCTGA
- a CDS encoding FAD-dependent monooxygenase: MPKPSVLISGASLAGPATAYWLVRGGFEVTIVEQAPALRAGGNGVDIRGEALEIIDRMGLSAAVRAHALNSQGMRFVDSRDRQRARVTTAGLHAMVGSEDIEITRGDLASLLNEATRDDVEYLFDDAVTALDQDCDGVDVTFRGGSQRRFDLVVGADGIHSGVRRLVFGPEESFRVFKHHYYAVASADLAVGERLWTTFYNEPGRSAAVFRAETGQALMNFMFRSKYPLSYDYRDVAAQRRLLREAFAGMGWHVPQLLAAADAAEDFYFDALDQVQMPSWSKGRVVLVGDAAYCASPASGAGALLALSGAHRLAGEIAVGGSITAALDRYEAAQRPLVAQKQSGLFTNISVPRTRLGILARNMLLSTRLTSYLLGHQSDKPRSLREYAFADRNENSTHDRP, translated from the coding sequence ATGCCGAAGCCTTCAGTCTTGATCTCCGGTGCCAGTCTCGCCGGTCCCGCTACCGCGTACTGGCTCGTCCGAGGCGGTTTCGAGGTGACCATTGTCGAGCAGGCCCCCGCTCTGCGCGCAGGCGGCAATGGTGTCGACATCCGGGGTGAAGCGCTGGAAATCATCGACCGGATGGGCCTCAGCGCAGCCGTCCGGGCCCACGCGCTGAACAGCCAGGGCATGCGATTCGTAGACAGCCGCGATCGTCAACGCGCACGCGTCACTACAGCCGGCCTGCACGCCATGGTGGGTTCCGAAGACATCGAAATCACCCGCGGAGATCTGGCTTCCCTGCTCAACGAGGCAACTCGGGATGACGTCGAGTACCTGTTCGACGATGCAGTCACTGCCCTTGATCAAGACTGCGACGGAGTTGACGTGACCTTCCGCGGCGGGTCTCAGCGACGCTTCGATCTGGTCGTCGGCGCTGACGGAATCCATTCCGGCGTAAGACGTCTGGTGTTCGGGCCAGAGGAGAGCTTCCGCGTCTTCAAACATCACTATTACGCAGTCGCGAGCGCCGACCTTGCTGTGGGCGAGCGCCTGTGGACCACGTTCTACAACGAACCCGGCCGGTCGGCGGCCGTGTTCCGTGCTGAGACCGGGCAGGCGCTGATGAACTTCATGTTCCGCAGCAAGTACCCGCTGAGCTATGACTACCGCGATGTCGCCGCGCAGCGTCGGCTACTCAGGGAGGCGTTCGCCGGTATGGGATGGCATGTCCCCCAGTTGCTCGCTGCCGCTGACGCCGCCGAAGACTTCTATTTCGACGCCCTGGACCAAGTGCAGATGCCGTCCTGGTCGAAGGGACGGGTCGTCCTGGTCGGCGATGCCGCCTACTGTGCATCGCCCGCCTCAGGCGCCGGCGCGCTGTTGGCGCTGTCTGGCGCGCACCGACTCGCCGGCGAGATCGCTGTGGGCGGCTCGATCACCGCAGCATTGGACCGCTACGAAGCGGCCCAGCGCCCCTTGGTCGCACAGAAGCAGTCCGGACTCTTCACCAACATCTCGGTCCCCAGGACTCGACTCGGTATCCTCGCCCGGAACATGCTGCTGTCCACCCGATTGACGTCCTACCTGTTGGGTCACCAATCGGACAAGCCACGTAGCCTGCGCGAGTACGCCTTCGCCGACCGCAACGAGAATTCAACCCATGACCGCCCCTGA
- a CDS encoding acyl-CoA-like ligand-binding transcription factor, with translation MTAPDHDDGLGLRERKKRHTRAQLSSIALRLAVERGVAHVRVEDIAAEAGISPRTFNNYFPSKEAAIVSVAAFRADTFCSALRARPAHEPLHDALTAAVLTLFPGEPDRDWIARSQLIRNEPSLLAEERKSDAQVEQAIATEVATRTNSDPAELKPRLTAALVVAAIHTAVQYWLDTPTVGTLRDALTASMQEFHLEKH, from the coding sequence ATGACCGCCCCTGACCATGACGACGGCCTCGGACTGCGCGAACGCAAGAAACGCCACACCCGCGCCCAGCTCAGTTCCATCGCGCTGCGGCTGGCAGTCGAACGAGGAGTAGCGCACGTCCGCGTCGAGGACATCGCCGCCGAGGCAGGAATCTCGCCACGCACGTTCAACAATTACTTCCCCAGCAAAGAGGCCGCCATCGTCAGCGTCGCGGCCTTTCGCGCAGACACCTTCTGCTCAGCCCTGCGCGCGAGGCCAGCCCACGAACCCCTCCACGATGCACTCACTGCAGCCGTGCTCACTCTGTTCCCCGGCGAACCCGACCGCGACTGGATCGCTCGGTCACAGCTGATCCGCAACGAACCATCCCTGCTCGCCGAGGAGCGAAAATCCGATGCCCAGGTCGAACAGGCCATCGCCACGGAAGTCGCCACCCGCACCAACTCGGACCCAGCAGAACTCAAACCCCGCCTAACGGCCGCACTGGTCGTCGCTGCCATCCACACCGCAGTCCAGTACTGGCTCGACACCCCTACCGTCGGCACACTGCGCGACGCACTGACCGCATCGATGCAGGAATTCCACCTCGAGAAGCACTAA